A window from Pseudomonas frederiksbergensis encodes these proteins:
- a CDS encoding DUF805 domain-containing protein gives MSETRFKIVFDGALLPGVDVITAKLNLAELFKTDVAAIERLFSGKPVALKRDLSRGDAQTYLQALTKTGIDARIESEPSIELNLADVHEHAPAVAADPESPYAPPQATVGEALPAFATLKPFSFEGRIGRLRYLAWTMSLTLVTLGVGAVLAVFGLALITTDTTAGLILGGLLAFILFVALAFVSIQFSVQRLHDIGWSGWLWLLTLVPFVGSIFPFVMMIVPGNNTANRYGAPPPPNSTAVKVLSSLWLVFIAILFIGGLSGGLTTIQSEYESATQSSYESDSVTTEEIEDQTAVEAEPAPNSADDAAEAAQPPVDSAKE, from the coding sequence ATGAGCGAAACCCGTTTCAAGATCGTGTTCGACGGCGCTCTGCTGCCAGGTGTTGACGTCATCACCGCCAAGCTTAATCTCGCCGAGCTGTTCAAAACCGATGTGGCTGCCATCGAGCGGCTGTTCAGTGGCAAGCCGGTTGCGCTCAAACGCGACCTGTCGCGGGGCGATGCGCAGACTTATCTCCAGGCGCTGACCAAAACCGGTATCGATGCCCGGATCGAATCCGAACCCTCGATCGAGCTGAACCTGGCTGACGTTCATGAACACGCCCCGGCCGTCGCGGCAGATCCCGAATCCCCTTATGCGCCACCCCAGGCTACCGTTGGCGAAGCCTTGCCAGCGTTTGCCACACTCAAACCGTTCAGCTTCGAGGGTCGGATCGGCCGCTTGCGTTATCTGGCCTGGACGATGTCGCTGACGCTGGTGACCCTCGGTGTTGGCGCTGTGCTTGCTGTTTTCGGCTTGGCCCTCATCACTACGGACACTACCGCCGGCCTGATTCTCGGTGGCTTGCTGGCCTTCATTCTCTTCGTGGCGCTGGCGTTCGTCAGCATCCAGTTCAGCGTCCAGCGTCTGCACGATATCGGCTGGTCTGGTTGGCTCTGGCTACTGACGCTCGTACCGTTCGTGGGCAGCATCTTCCCGTTCGTAATGATGATTGTGCCGGGCAATAACACCGCCAATCGATACGGTGCGCCACCACCGCCCAACAGCACCGCGGTTAAAGTCCTGTCTTCATTGTGGTTGGTGTTTATCGCGATCCTGTTCATCGGCGGACTGAGCGGTGGCCTTACTACCATTCAGAGTGAGTATGAAAGTGCTACCCAGAGCAGCTATGAAAGTGACTCCGTGACCACCGAAGAGATCGAAGATCAAACCGCTGTGGAAGCAGAGCCAGCGCCAAATTCAGCCGACGATGCAGCCGAAGCAGCCCAGCCCCCTGTAGACTCTGCGAAAGAATGA
- a CDS encoding SDR family NAD(P)-dependent oxidoreductase has product MTRYALITGASSGIGLAMAEALARRGRSLILVARQRDQLESIAIELTQRFGVEVLFRACDLGEPLRLSGFLLELEEGDRQIDLLVNCAGIGTCGPFLAQDWMTEQDLIEVNILALTRLCHAIGNSMALQGGGQILNVASVAAFHPGPWMSTYYASKAYVLHFSEGLRVELKKCAVKVSVLCPGPTRTAFFRTAQLDASKLADSKMLMSPEEVALYTVRALEKNRAIIIPGRRNRWRAFLPRLGSRWLTRTIAGMVNKVYCPR; this is encoded by the coding sequence ATGACCCGTTACGCACTGATCACTGGCGCTTCCAGCGGCATCGGCCTGGCGATGGCCGAAGCGCTGGCCCGGCGCGGCCGCAGTCTGATTCTGGTGGCCCGTCAGCGTGATCAGCTGGAAAGTATTGCGATTGAACTGACCCAACGTTTTGGCGTGGAAGTGCTGTTCCGAGCTTGTGACCTCGGCGAGCCGCTACGGCTGTCGGGTTTTCTGCTGGAGCTGGAGGAAGGTGACCGACAGATCGATTTGCTGGTTAACTGCGCCGGCATCGGCACCTGCGGCCCTTTCCTGGCTCAGGACTGGATGACCGAGCAGGACCTGATCGAAGTGAACATCCTTGCGCTCACTCGCCTGTGTCACGCGATCGGCAACAGTATGGCGCTGCAGGGCGGCGGGCAGATTTTGAATGTCGCCTCGGTGGCGGCGTTCCATCCCGGCCCGTGGATGAGCACTTATTACGCCAGCAAGGCTTATGTGCTGCATTTTTCCGAAGGGTTGCGCGTCGAACTGAAAAAATGCGCGGTCAAGGTCTCGGTGCTCTGCCCCGGCCCTACCCGCACGGCGTTTTTCCGCACCGCGCAATTGGACGCTAGCAAACTGGCCGACAGCAAAATGCTGATGAGCCCCGAGGAAGTCGCGCTCTACACCGTCCGGGCGCTGGAGAAAAATCGCGCCATTATTATTCCGGGTCGACGCAACCGCTGGCGCGCCTTCCTGCCGCGACTCGGCTCGCGCTGGCTGACCCGGACAATTGC